From a single Paenibacillus sp. FSL W8-0426 genomic region:
- a CDS encoding MFS transporter codes for MNEKKRDLAALASIPVIMTLGNSMLIPILPQIERQLHVSSFKVSMLITVYAVVAILLIPLAGYLSDRFGRKVVIIPSLIIAAAGGAVASVAAMMLAGSAAYWTILAGRLLQGIGAAGAFPIVIPLVGDMFDDEKQVSKSLGIIETSNTFGKVVSPILGAALAAWLWYLPFIAIPVLCVFSLVLVIMFVKAPKKKERPPSFSEFVASVKKVMKENGRWLYALFAIGGICMFILFGVLFYLSEMLESKYKLAGVVKGLVLAIPLAALCLASFLAGKWIGKSKVRMKWIGFAGLAIVTASLVLMGFWNNIYLVVGLFSAGSVGIGATLPCLDALITEGIDKEMRGTITALFSSMRFIGVSLGPPVISLLLGSAHMLLFGLLAAISAVGALLSFFAVKPEKEEQEKGGKSQDQQQRSVYEEPKKGFEQKGIRSKRNKSPF; via the coding sequence ATGAACGAAAAAAAGCGGGACCTTGCTGCATTGGCATCTATACCGGTTATTATGACCTTGGGAAATTCAATGTTGATTCCCATCCTTCCGCAAATTGAACGTCAATTGCATGTATCCTCCTTTAAAGTGAGCATGCTGATCACGGTATATGCGGTCGTTGCCATCTTACTTATCCCGCTTGCAGGTTACCTCTCGGACCGATTCGGGCGCAAGGTTGTCATTATCCCCAGCTTAATCATCGCGGCTGCAGGAGGGGCTGTAGCCAGCGTAGCGGCCATGATGCTTGCCGGCTCTGCCGCATATTGGACGATCCTTGCGGGCCGCTTGCTGCAGGGGATCGGTGCGGCAGGCGCGTTTCCCATCGTGATTCCACTGGTCGGAGACATGTTCGATGACGAGAAACAAGTGAGCAAAAGCCTTGGCATTATTGAGACCTCGAACACGTTCGGCAAGGTCGTTAGTCCGATCCTTGGTGCGGCGCTGGCTGCCTGGCTCTGGTATTTGCCTTTTATCGCCATACCGGTGCTGTGCGTGTTTTCCCTTGTGCTGGTCATCATGTTTGTCAAAGCTCCGAAGAAAAAAGAACGTCCGCCATCCTTTTCCGAATTCGTGGCTTCGGTCAAAAAGGTAATGAAAGAGAATGGCCGCTGGTTATATGCTTTGTTTGCCATCGGCGGCATATGCATGTTTATCCTTTTTGGCGTGCTGTTTTATTTGTCCGAAATGCTGGAATCCAAATACAAGCTCGCCGGGGTGGTGAAAGGCCTTGTATTGGCGATCCCCTTGGCCGCGCTTTGTTTGGCGTCCTTTCTGGCCGGAAAGTGGATCGGCAAAAGCAAAGTACGCATGAAATGGATCGGATTTGCCGGTCTCGCCATTGTGACGGCGTCCCTTGTACTGATGGGATTCTGGAACAACATCTATCTAGTGGTCGGTTTGTTTTCCGCAGGAAGCGTCGGGATCGGGGCCACTTTGCCTTGTTTGGATGCCCTGATTACGGAGGGGATCGACAAAGAAATGCGGGGGACCATTACCGCGCTGTTCAGCAGCATGCGTTTTATCGGCGTATCCCTCGGCCCACCCGTCATTTCATTGTTGCTGGGCAGCGCTCACATGCTCCTCTTTGGCTTGTTGGCAGCCATAAGCGCGGTGGGCGCTCTCCTGAGCTTCTTTGCGGTCAAACCGGAGAAAGAAGAGCAGGAAAAAGGCGGGAAAAGCCAAGATCAGCAGCAGCGAAGCGTTTACGAAGAACCGAAAAAAGGGTTTGAACAAAAGGGAATCCGGTCCAAACGAAACAAGAGCCCGTTCTGA
- a CDS encoding aminoglycoside phosphotransferase family protein, whose protein sequence is MNATRSTGLHQPVTPETIQILVKHHFGNATNIISQHIMQGGLFNTTYKLELEHEVHPHVILRLAPERICSSADPAADPLFSFERTMMSAEPVIYEHYRNVGIPAPDVIVCDDSGKLVPRTYMFMAFIPSMQLDHPSICAEQKDRLYRQLGAYTAAMHQIKGHSFGWPQKDGTIRGSERWSDVLLAYARETADKAAAANYMPEAGEEIVTLFEVHRDLFDQVTQPVLVHNDLWEANVLIQTPVQDLPVIAAVIDGDRSMFADREYEAILSGKSASFHAGYGMELDMSPEGQTRRLAYRILSSFFNAYVHEHQVNQPEDGEVYRQRTLSLLKEWKQLLVN, encoded by the coding sequence ATGAACGCAACAAGAAGCACAGGGTTGCATCAACCCGTTACACCGGAAACGATTCAAATTTTGGTAAAACATCATTTTGGAAACGCTACCAATATAATCAGCCAACACATCATGCAGGGCGGACTTTTTAATACGACCTACAAGCTTGAGCTGGAGCATGAGGTACACCCGCATGTCATCCTGCGACTGGCTCCCGAACGGATCTGTTCTTCTGCCGATCCGGCAGCAGATCCGCTCTTTTCGTTTGAACGGACGATGATGTCCGCTGAACCCGTGATTTACGAGCATTATCGAAACGTAGGTATACCTGCCCCTGATGTCATTGTTTGTGATGACAGCGGAAAGCTTGTACCACGAACCTACATGTTCATGGCATTCATCCCGAGCATGCAGCTGGACCACCCGTCGATTTGTGCAGAGCAAAAGGATCGTTTGTACCGCCAGCTTGGAGCTTATACTGCGGCGATGCACCAAATTAAGGGCCACTCTTTTGGCTGGCCGCAAAAAGACGGAACCATCCGGGGTTCGGAGCGATGGTCGGACGTGCTGCTTGCGTATGCCCGGGAAACTGCCGATAAAGCAGCGGCGGCGAATTACATGCCTGAGGCCGGGGAAGAGATCGTAACGCTGTTTGAGGTGCATCGCGATTTGTTCGATCAAGTCACCCAACCCGTGTTGGTCCATAACGACTTGTGGGAGGCCAATGTGCTGATCCAAACGCCTGTGCAGGATCTGCCCGTTATCGCGGCCGTGATCGACGGGGACCGCTCCATGTTTGCGGACAGGGAATATGAAGCCATCCTTTCCGGCAAATCCGCTTCGTTCCATGCAGGATACGGAATGGAGCTGGACATGTCCCCGGAGGGACAAACGAGGCGGCTCGCTTATCGGATCCTGTCGTCTTTCTTTAACGCATATGTGCATGAGCATCAGGTAAACCAACCCGAGGATGGGGAAGTATACCGCCAGCGGACGCTGAGTTTGCTGAAGGAGTGGAAGCAGCTTCTTGTCAACTAA
- a CDS encoding AraC family transcriptional regulator, producing the protein MERERLREDRIHGNAMYPVSVYPDIQQLNGDSILDCHWHDEMEFTMMIHGSAVFQIDMNTVEVQAGEAIFVNRGEIHAGYLKGEDPCVFSSIVFNPELLGSRTFDAVQEKFIGPLMHKTLVPPCHIKSDEAWGQEILLYLQRIFAEHEQGSDTCEMTTKALLYLIFARMFEHMKPAPLKSAVPTGSHDKIERLKSVLGYIHRRYPEPLKLKELADEANMSEGHFCRFFKQMVQKSPVDYINYYRVQQACYQLENTDHKIVDIAMDVGFEHLSYFITTFKKHKNITPSQYRKLFYEKLAMEPLPI; encoded by the coding sequence ATGGAAAGAGAACGATTGCGGGAGGACCGCATTCACGGCAATGCCATGTATCCTGTCAGCGTCTATCCGGATATTCAGCAGTTGAACGGGGACAGCATTCTTGACTGCCACTGGCATGACGAAATGGAATTTACGATGATGATTCACGGAAGCGCCGTCTTTCAGATCGATATGAATACGGTTGAAGTTCAAGCCGGGGAAGCCATCTTTGTCAATCGCGGCGAAATTCATGCAGGCTACCTCAAGGGCGAGGATCCATGCGTGTTTTCTTCCATCGTCTTTAACCCGGAGCTGCTCGGCAGCCGCACGTTCGATGCCGTTCAGGAGAAGTTCATTGGCCCGCTGATGCACAAAACGCTCGTCCCTCCCTGTCATATCAAGTCCGATGAGGCGTGGGGCCAGGAGATTCTCCTTTACTTGCAGCGGATTTTTGCCGAGCATGAGCAAGGATCCGACACTTGCGAAATGACGACCAAAGCATTGCTGTATCTGATTTTCGCCCGCATGTTCGAGCATATGAAGCCTGCTCCGCTCAAAAGCGCAGTCCCGACCGGCAGCCATGACAAAATCGAGCGGTTGAAATCCGTGCTCGGATACATCCACCGCCGTTATCCGGAACCGCTCAAGCTGAAAGAGCTGGCTGACGAAGCCAACATGAGCGAAGGGCATTTCTGCCGCTTTTTCAAACAGATGGTACAGAAGAGCCCTGTCGATTACATCAATTATTACCGTGTGCAGCAGGCCTGTTACCAATTGGAGAACACCGACCACAAAATCGTCGACATCGCCATGGACGTCGGGTTCGAGCACCTGAGTTATTTCATCACGACCTTCAAAAAACACAAAAACATTACGCCGTCCCAATATCGCAAGCTCTTCTATGAAAAACTGGCCATGGAGCCCCTTCCGATTTGA
- the yicI gene encoding alpha-xylosidase, whose product MKFTDGYWQIREGYHVQNPADVRDIVQKGDTMTVYAATKRIERKGDTLNGTLLKATYSSPMPNVIRVQLNHHKGQVNQGPEFALNTFNTDVQITRDEQGAVLKSGDLSVTVDKTKGWDIGFYYNEKRLTGSGWRGAGYIQSKEEGAFFREQLDLGVGEYVYGLGERFTPFVKNGQVVDIWNEDGGTSSEQAYKNIPFYLSNKGYGVFVNHPEKVSYEIASENVSKVQFSVAGESLEYFIIGGANPKEVLDNYTKLTGKPALPPAWTFGLWLTTSFTTDYDEATVNHFVDGMAERDLPLSVFHFDCFWMKEYQWCDFEWDKDMFPDPEGMLKRLKEKGLKICAWINPYIAEKSYLFDEGMENGYLVKRADGSVWQWDMWQAGMGLVDFTNPAAVDWYKGKLKTLIDQGVDCFKTDFGERIPTDVVYYDGSDPVKMHNYYTFLYNKAVFDVLEENLGKNEAALFARSATVGGQQFPVHWGGDCSSNYSSMAESLRGGLSLGLSGFGFWSHDISGFESTAEPDVYKRWVQFGLLSSHSRLHGNESYRVPWLFDEEAVDVVRDFTKLKLSLMPYLFNSAVESSVQGLPMMRAMVLEYPEDPTCATLDMQYMFGDSILVAPIFNKEGDVRYYLPEGTWTNYLTGAKIEGGRWISENHDFKTLPMMIKPNTLLAVGAVDSKPDYDFAQDVSLHLFELADGQAAEAAVVNQAAEQELKVQVSRQGEVLEVRAEGAGKPWSIVLRGIERVSGVEGGSYAAGEHGVVVTPAAGASKLTIQL is encoded by the coding sequence ATGAAATTTACGGACGGTTATTGGCAAATCCGTGAAGGATACCATGTGCAAAATCCTGCAGATGTTCGAGATATAGTACAAAAAGGCGATACCATGACGGTATACGCGGCAACCAAACGCATTGAACGCAAAGGAGATACCCTGAACGGAACGCTGCTCAAGGCGACTTACAGCTCTCCGATGCCTAACGTTATTCGCGTGCAGCTGAACCATCACAAAGGTCAAGTAAACCAAGGGCCGGAATTCGCGCTGAACACGTTCAATACCGATGTGCAAATTACACGCGATGAGCAGGGTGCCGTGCTGAAGAGCGGCGATCTGAGCGTGACTGTGGACAAAACCAAAGGCTGGGACATCGGCTTCTATTATAATGAGAAACGTCTCACTGGCAGCGGCTGGAGAGGCGCGGGATACATTCAATCCAAAGAAGAAGGCGCATTCTTCCGCGAACAGCTGGATCTGGGCGTAGGCGAGTATGTCTACGGCTTGGGCGAGCGCTTTACTCCGTTCGTGAAGAACGGACAAGTCGTGGATATTTGGAACGAAGACGGCGGCACAAGCAGTGAGCAAGCTTACAAAAACATTCCGTTCTACCTGTCCAACAAAGGATATGGCGTTTTCGTCAACCATCCGGAAAAAGTATCGTACGAGATCGCTTCCGAGAACGTATCGAAAGTGCAATTCAGCGTAGCTGGAGAGTCTCTGGAATACTTCATCATCGGTGGAGCGAACCCGAAAGAAGTGCTTGATAATTACACCAAATTGACAGGCAAACCTGCACTGCCGCCGGCATGGACGTTTGGCCTGTGGCTGACGACTTCGTTTACGACGGATTACGACGAAGCAACGGTAAACCATTTCGTGGACGGCATGGCCGAGCGCGATCTGCCGCTTTCCGTATTCCACTTCGACTGTTTCTGGATGAAGGAGTACCAATGGTGTGATTTCGAATGGGACAAAGACATGTTCCCTGATCCGGAAGGCATGCTGAAACGACTGAAAGAAAAAGGCCTTAAAATCTGTGCATGGATCAACCCGTACATCGCCGAGAAATCCTATCTGTTCGACGAAGGCATGGAAAACGGATATCTTGTTAAACGCGCCGACGGCAGCGTATGGCAGTGGGATATGTGGCAAGCCGGCATGGGTCTCGTGGACTTCACGAATCCTGCGGCTGTGGACTGGTACAAAGGCAAGCTGAAAACGCTGATCGACCAAGGCGTGGATTGCTTCAAAACGGACTTCGGCGAAAGAATTCCGACGGACGTCGTTTATTATGACGGCTCCGACCCTGTGAAAATGCACAACTACTATACATTCCTGTACAACAAAGCCGTATTTGACGTATTGGAAGAAAACCTGGGCAAAAACGAAGCGGCGTTGTTTGCGCGTTCCGCAACGGTAGGCGGACAACAGTTCCCTGTGCACTGGGGCGGAGACTGCTCGTCCAACTATTCTTCCATGGCGGAATCGCTGCGCGGAGGCCTGTCCCTCGGTCTTTCCGGTTTCGGGTTCTGGAGCCATGACATCAGCGGTTTCGAAAGCACGGCAGAGCCTGACGTGTACAAACGCTGGGTACAATTCGGACTTCTTTCTTCCCACAGCCGTCTGCACGGTAACGAGTCGTACCGCGTACCTTGGTTGTTCGACGAAGAAGCGGTGGACGTGGTCCGCGACTTTACGAAGCTCAAGCTGAGCCTGATGCCTTACCTGTTCAATTCCGCGGTGGAATCGAGCGTGCAAGGTCTGCCGATGATGCGTGCGATGGTGCTGGAGTATCCGGAAGATCCGACATGCGCCACGCTGGACATGCAATACATGTTCGGAGACTCGATCCTTGTGGCACCGATCTTCAACAAAGAGGGCGACGTTCGTTACTATCTGCCTGAAGGCACATGGACGAATTACCTGACTGGCGCAAAAATCGAAGGTGGACGCTGGATCAGCGAAAACCACGATTTCAAAACGCTGCCAATGATGATCAAACCGAACACGCTGCTTGCGGTCGGTGCGGTTGACAGCAAACCGGATTACGACTTTGCGCAGGATGTATCCTTGCATTTGTTCGAATTGGCAGACGGCCAGGCTGCAGAAGCTGCCGTCGTGAACCAAGCCGCGGAACAGGAACTGAAAGTACAGGTTTCCCGTCAAGGCGAAGTGCTTGAAGTACGTGCCGAAGGCGCGGGCAAACCATGGAGCATCGTTCTGCGCGGCATCGAGCGCGTATCCGGCGTAGAAGGCGGTTCTTACGCTGCCGGCGAGCATGGCGTGGTTGTAACGCCTGCAGCAGGCGCGAGCAAGCTGACGATCCAGTTGTAA
- a CDS encoding glycoside hydrolase family 3 C-terminal domain-containing protein — protein sequence MHEYYDYPMWNASLSLEERLDDLISRLTLAEKISLIPTREAAVPRLGIPKYNVGGEAAHGVAWKGVATVFPQPLGLSSTWNPELLRRIGSVIGDEARAYHHREPEVHGLTLWAPTVDLERDPRWGRTEEGYGEDPVLTGEMSKALVQGMQGEHPFYLKMVATLKHFFANNNEKDRLNCSSSIDPRNLREYYLKAFEAPFVEGGALSMMTAYNSINGTPAIESPYINDVVKGEWAMPGFIVCDGGDLSQTVDYHKYHASHAESAAGAIKAGVDCLTDEVDMVVPALEEALQRGLLQEKDLDRAIRNIFGVRMRLGQLDRTGANPYASISEDVLCAPEHARLSYRAAAESVVLLKNDGLLPLKPEKLHKVSVIGPLADAVYTDWYSGTLPYKVSALDGLRSRLKNVEIAYEDGNDRISLKTADGKVIVHGTQGTLAAVEEEGAQPAEFVHQDWGWGSHTLRSRSNDRYVTLTEEGIYQACAEQIGGWFVKEIVRFEEDASDGHQTLRSWNGLPLGLREHKGQLVLAPLAEEVEQGAAVPFVRELRLDGVERAARIAQDSDVSIVVVGNNPYINGKEEIDRPGLTLPTEQIRLVKEVCAANPNTVVVIIGSYPFALHDLKDVAPAIVYLTHAGQELGSALADVLTGAYAPAGRLNMTWYEDESQLPDLLEYDIIRNGLTYQYHEGSVLYPFGHGLTYSEFEYESLQVERTVDAAGKDVLSVEVSIRNAGAVASDEVVQIYGSAQTSRVRRARKQLLAFRRLHVAAGEQAIVRLTVPVQRLAMWDVTRDRYCVESAVWSIMAGRSSADARQTLALTIEGETIPARKLHLPTPAENYDDCHAVLLDECLEGRTAVRAIAPGEPLYREDQIAWIVFKDNGTEDARQFEARVSDFANAGDARLEIRSGAPDGELIGECDVPSTASGPIRYMKERVWTTVRCELKASDSVEQLYIVFRGGAALQQFCLIP from the coding sequence GTGCACGAATATTACGATTACCCCATGTGGAACGCTTCGCTTTCGCTGGAGGAACGACTGGACGATCTGATCTCAAGGCTCACGCTGGCGGAAAAAATAAGTTTGATTCCGACGCGCGAAGCGGCCGTTCCGAGATTGGGCATTCCCAAATACAACGTGGGCGGCGAGGCTGCGCACGGGGTAGCCTGGAAGGGCGTCGCCACCGTATTTCCGCAGCCGCTCGGACTGTCGAGCACATGGAACCCGGAACTTCTGCGCCGGATCGGTTCCGTCATTGGCGATGAAGCGCGGGCATATCATCACAGGGAGCCCGAGGTTCACGGTTTGACCCTTTGGGCACCCACGGTTGACCTGGAACGGGACCCGCGTTGGGGAAGAACCGAGGAGGGTTACGGGGAGGACCCTGTGCTGACGGGAGAAATGTCGAAGGCACTGGTGCAAGGCATGCAGGGCGAGCATCCGTTTTATCTGAAAATGGTTGCGACGCTGAAGCACTTTTTTGCCAACAACAATGAAAAAGACCGCTTGAACTGCTCATCCAGCATCGATCCGCGCAATTTGCGCGAATATTATTTGAAAGCCTTCGAAGCTCCGTTCGTGGAAGGCGGTGCCTTGTCGATGATGACGGCGTACAACTCCATCAACGGCACCCCGGCCATCGAGAGTCCATATATCAACGATGTCGTTAAAGGAGAATGGGCGATGCCCGGCTTCATCGTGTGCGACGGAGGAGACTTGTCCCAGACGGTCGATTACCACAAGTACCACGCATCCCATGCAGAGTCGGCGGCAGGAGCGATCAAGGCGGGCGTGGACTGTCTTACGGATGAAGTGGACATGGTCGTGCCTGCCCTGGAAGAGGCGCTCCAACGCGGTCTGCTGCAGGAGAAAGACCTGGATCGGGCCATTCGCAACATTTTCGGCGTACGCATGAGATTGGGGCAGCTGGATCGGACGGGAGCGAATCCGTATGCATCGATTTCGGAGGATGTGTTGTGTGCGCCGGAGCATGCCCGGTTGAGTTATCGCGCGGCTGCCGAATCCGTCGTATTGCTCAAAAATGATGGACTGCTCCCGCTGAAACCGGAAAAGCTGCATAAAGTCAGCGTCATTGGGCCGCTTGCGGACGCGGTTTATACCGACTGGTACAGCGGCACGCTTCCGTACAAAGTTTCCGCATTGGACGGATTGCGAAGCCGTTTGAAGAATGTGGAAATTGCCTATGAAGACGGCAATGACCGGATTTCCCTGAAAACTGCAGACGGAAAAGTGATTGTGCATGGAACTCAAGGAACTTTAGCTGCCGTTGAGGAAGAAGGAGCGCAGCCGGCGGAGTTCGTACATCAGGATTGGGGCTGGGGGAGCCATACGCTTCGCAGCAGAAGCAACGATCGTTACGTCACATTGACCGAGGAAGGCATCTATCAGGCTTGTGCGGAACAGATCGGCGGATGGTTCGTCAAAGAAATTGTACGATTCGAGGAAGACGCTTCCGACGGCCATCAGACGCTGCGTTCATGGAACGGATTGCCTCTGGGCCTTCGCGAGCACAAGGGACAGTTGGTTCTCGCACCTTTGGCGGAGGAAGTGGAACAAGGCGCTGCAGTCCCGTTTGTGCGCGAGCTGCGGCTCGACGGGGTAGAGCGGGCGGCGCGTATCGCACAGGATAGCGACGTGTCCATCGTCGTGGTGGGTAACAACCCCTACATCAACGGCAAGGAAGAAATCGACAGACCGGGCCTCACACTTCCGACCGAGCAGATTCGGCTTGTGAAAGAAGTATGCGCGGCCAACCCGAACACCGTGGTCGTCATCATAGGCAGTTATCCGTTTGCCCTTCACGATCTCAAGGATGTGGCCCCGGCCATCGTGTACCTGACTCATGCGGGACAGGAATTAGGCAGTGCCCTCGCCGATGTGCTTACAGGTGCTTATGCTCCGGCAGGGCGGCTCAACATGACATGGTACGAAGATGAATCCCAGCTTCCGGATCTGCTGGAATACGATATTATCCGTAACGGATTGACTTATCAATACCATGAAGGATCGGTGCTCTACCCGTTCGGGCATGGATTGACCTATTCCGAATTCGAATACGAATCGCTGCAAGTGGAACGAACGGTAGACGCGGCAGGTAAAGACGTGCTGAGCGTTGAAGTAAGCATTCGGAATGCTGGCGCTGTTGCAAGCGATGAGGTGGTACAGATCTACGGCTCCGCGCAAACCTCCAGGGTCAGACGCGCCCGCAAGCAATTGCTGGCTTTCCGCCGGCTCCATGTTGCGGCCGGAGAACAAGCGATCGTGCGCCTGACGGTTCCCGTACAGCGTTTGGCCATGTGGGACGTGACCCGTGACCGTTACTGCGTGGAATCCGCCGTCTGGTCCATCATGGCCGGCCGTTCCTCCGCAGACGCCCGGCAAACGCTGGCGTTAACCATTGAAGGAGAGACGATTCCCGCACGGAAGCTTCATCTGCCTACACCTGCGGAGAATTACGACGATTGCCATGCCGTTTTGCTGGATGAATGTTTGGAAGGAAGAACGGCCGTCCGAGCCATCGCTCCGGGAGAACCGCTGTACCGTGAGGATCAGATCGCATGGATCGTGTTCAAGGATAATGGCACAGAAGACGCACGGCAGTTTGAAGCACGTGTATCGGATTTTGCAAACGCTGGCGACGCCCGTCTTGAGATCCGTTCAGGTGCGCCGGACGGCGAACTGATTGGCGAATGCGACGTTCCGAGCACAGCATCTGGTCCGATTCGGTACATGAAAGAGCGTGTCTGGACAACGGTACGATGTGAACTCAAGGCAAGTGATTCCGTGGAACAACTGTACATTGTGTTTAGAGGCGGGGCTGCACTGCAGCAATTTTGCCTGATTCCATAA
- a CDS encoding adenine deaminase C-terminal domain-containing protein: MKKTRFERVPLADCVPDLVATARGDLPATLVIRGGTLVNVISGEILPGMSVAIQGARIAYVGKDVSHAIGEHTRIIEAEGRYIAPGLLDGHCHIESTQMKVSEFARAVLPSGTTGGFFDPHEISNVLGLKGLRMMLDEARTTPLAAYLQVASCVPSTHPGLETTGAYIGPEEVAEALSWGPDMIGLGEVMNFPGVVYGDDTMLGEIQATLRAGKVADGHFTWAADDWRLPAYAASGVSGDHECVTKEDVVERLRLGMYAKMRQGSAWHDVAETIKACTELGLDTRRMLLVTDDRSSESLLKEGHMDFVVRLAISQGVKPVTAFQMATINTAERFGVARDIGAVIPGNMADIILLDGRLADVRVGMTIAAGQIVAEHGKMTAAWEPFIYPDEALNTVKLNPDLQPGDMALAAPIAEGTIAAKVIQVTENHVDTKEKLAHVEVKQGLVQVPTDGDVCKIAVLERHKQTGNRAVALVGGIGFKKPAAIAMTVAHDSHNLLIIGNDDALMAEAGNRVIGMQGGVAVVTASGSTEFPLRIAGLMSTEPFEQVAAQSEAVSEALQSAGCTLNNAFMTLSLLALVVIPELRLSDKGLVRISSEGIEQVSLFEEVNEVKAQ; this comes from the coding sequence TTGAAAAAAACACGTTTTGAGCGGGTGCCATTGGCAGATTGCGTACCCGACCTGGTTGCGACGGCGCGGGGAGATTTGCCAGCGACGCTGGTCATTCGCGGGGGCACGCTGGTAAACGTCATTTCGGGCGAAATTTTACCGGGCATGTCCGTTGCGATTCAAGGCGCACGTATTGCCTATGTGGGCAAAGATGTCAGCCATGCAATCGGCGAGCATACCCGAATTATTGAAGCAGAGGGACGATATATTGCGCCTGGATTGTTGGATGGGCATTGCCATATTGAAAGCACGCAAATGAAGGTATCCGAATTTGCAAGAGCGGTGCTGCCATCCGGGACGACGGGCGGATTCTTCGATCCGCACGAAATTTCCAACGTACTTGGCTTGAAAGGGCTGCGCATGATGCTGGACGAGGCGCGGACAACGCCGCTGGCTGCCTATTTGCAAGTGGCTTCCTGCGTGCCTTCCACCCATCCGGGTCTGGAAACGACAGGGGCGTACATCGGGCCGGAGGAGGTTGCCGAGGCCCTCTCATGGGGGCCTGACATGATTGGCCTGGGGGAAGTCATGAACTTTCCGGGGGTCGTCTACGGCGACGACACGATGCTTGGCGAAATTCAGGCCACGCTGCGCGCAGGCAAAGTGGCCGATGGCCATTTTACGTGGGCAGCGGATGACTGGCGTCTTCCTGCTTATGCGGCAAGCGGGGTTTCGGGGGATCACGAGTGCGTGACGAAGGAAGACGTGGTTGAACGGCTGCGTCTGGGCATGTATGCAAAAATGCGCCAAGGATCGGCCTGGCATGACGTTGCCGAAACGATCAAAGCCTGTACCGAGCTGGGGCTTGATACACGCCGCATGCTGCTTGTCACTGATGACCGGAGTTCGGAGTCCTTGCTCAAGGAGGGCCATATGGATTTCGTTGTGCGTCTGGCCATCTCCCAAGGGGTGAAGCCGGTGACCGCGTTCCAGATGGCGACGATCAACACAGCCGAGAGGTTTGGGGTGGCCCGCGATATCGGCGCCGTCATTCCCGGAAATATGGCGGACATCATTTTGCTGGACGGAAGGCTGGCCGACGTTCGGGTCGGCATGACCATTGCAGCGGGCCAGATCGTTGCTGAGCATGGAAAAATGACGGCAGCATGGGAGCCATTCATCTATCCGGACGAAGCACTGAACACGGTAAAGCTGAACCCGGATCTTCAGCCGGGTGACATGGCTTTGGCCGCACCGATTGCCGAAGGCACCATTGCTGCCAAAGTCATTCAAGTGACCGAAAATCATGTGGATACGAAAGAGAAGCTTGCCCACGTTGAAGTAAAGCAGGGGCTTGTGCAGGTCCCGACCGATGGTGACGTATGCAAGATTGCCGTGCTCGAACGGCATAAGCAAACAGGCAACCGCGCGGTTGCGCTTGTGGGAGGCATTGGTTTTAAGAAACCGGCTGCCATTGCCATGACCGTTGCGCATGATAGCCACAATCTGCTCATCATCGGCAATGACGATGCACTGATGGCAGAGGCAGGAAACAGGGTGATCGGCATGCAGGGCGGCGTCGCCGTGGTGACGGCATCGGGCAGCACGGAGTTTCCGCTGCGGATTGCCGGCCTGATGTCGACCGAGCCTTTCGAGCAAGTGGCTGCACAGTCCGAAGCCGTCAGCGAGGCGCTGCAATCGGCAGGCTGCACGCTGAACAATGCCTTTATGACGCTGTCCCTGCTGGCACTAGTCGTCATTCCCGAGCTGCGTTTGTCCGACAAAGGACTTGTTCGGATCTCGTCGGAAGGCATTGAACAGGTATCCCTGTTTGAGGAGGTCAACGAGGTAAAGGCTCAATGA